Below is a window of Planctomycetes bacterium MalM25 DNA.
CGCGGAGGCGGCTCATCAGACGGATCTCGTCTTCGATCGGCACAACAAACCGCAGGGTCGTCCGGATCGGGTGGCAATGGTACAGGTAGTAAGGACGCACCCCCAGCTCGCTCAGGCGGGTGAACAAGCGGTAGAGCACCTCCTCGTCGTCGTTCACGCCACGCAGGAACACCGATTGGCAGAGGAGGATGTAGCCGAGTTGGCGGAGCCGGGTGATCGCCTCTTCGGTCTCAGGCGTCAGTTCGTCGGGGTGATCGACGTGCAGGCTCAGGTAGGGGGTGGGGCCGAGCTGAGCGACCTTCTTCATCAGGTCGTATTCGACCTTTTCGGGAAGCTGCAACGGGTAGCGTGTGTGGATCCTCAGCATGCGGACATGCCCGATCTCGGACATCCGACTTGACGCGTAGAGCAGCCCCTTGGGGTGTGTTAGTGGGTCTCCACCGCTGAAGATCACCTCGGTGATTTCGGGCCGCTGGGCAACGAACTCAACGGCGGAATCGATCTCCTTCTCGGTCAGTCGTCCCTCTTCGTCGAGCCCCACGCCGACGCGGTCCTGCCGCTCGCAGTAACGACAGTTCGCTGCGCACGTATAGCTGAGCAGCACGAGCACCCGACCGCGGTACTTGTAGATGAGGCCCTTCGTGCGAGTTAGCTGCTTCTCTAGGAAGAGGTCGGCGTCTCGTTCCGCCGGGAGGTTCTCCTCTTCGGCGTTGAAGAGGTACATCTCGCGGATCGCAGGGCTTGACTCGGCTAGCCGGCGTAGGTGCGAGGTCGTCTTTTCAGCGAAACGGTCGTCGACCAAGTCGGACATCGGCGGCTGCTGGTTGCGTGAAGGGATCCCGGAAGGCGCTTCGGGGAAGAGCCGCGATTCTACGGCCCCGAGTCCAAGCGGGGAACCAACTCG
It encodes the following:
- the kamA gene encoding L-lysine 2,3-aminomutase, which produces MSDLVDDRFAEKTTSHLRRLAESSPAIREMYLFNAEEENLPAERDADLFLEKQLTRTKGLIYKYRGRVLVLLSYTCAANCRYCERQDRVGVGLDEEGRLTEKEIDSAVEFVAQRPEITEVIFSGGDPLTHPKGLLYASSRMSEIGHVRMLRIHTRYPLQLPEKVEYDLMKKVAQLGPTPYLSLHVDHPDELTPETEEAITRLRQLGYILLCQSVFLRGVNDDEEVLYRLFTRLSELGVRPYYLYHCHPIRTTLRFVVPIEDEIRLMSRLRERLSGVACPQHIFEVRQTTGKLPVPTDHWNVELDKVRDFVGNEHELTPSTSEVDHHVESLEHGPLIQLD